TACCGGCAGACGGACATATTTGACAGGACCGATTACGAAAAGCTGGAAAGGATGGATCGGACAGTTGATCAGATCAGGGCCAAATATGGAATTGATGCGGTAAAGAGAGCCGTGTTTTTAAAAACACCGGTTGACCATATGAGCGGAGGGATCAGCCGGGAAAAGAGAAAGGTCGACTACAGCCGGCTGAAAATTGAGTGAGGTGTTTGAAGGTGACTTTTAAAATCGGCAGTGAGATACAGACGGCGGATGCGGGAGCAATCCGGGGGCATGTGCGGGAGATCGCCTGCAAATGCTGGTTTACCAGAAAAGGAGAGGGAATTCCCCTGATGATCAAACTGGAGGATGAGGACGGGATGATCCGGACGATTCGGGAGATCGAGGTCAGATATTGTGAACAAAAGTCATATTCCGGAATCCCCTCCACAGAATACGGCTGCGAGATTGTCTGGGAGGGAGTCAGGAAGGACGTAAAACTGATATTTCTGCAGGAAGAGTGCAGATGGATTATGACAGAGCAGAAAAGATAGAAGACACGTATTTCTTCTGATCGGTTTGAATGGATTGTGTTTTAGATTTGAATGTGATAACATATGACATATCAGAAAGATAAGGGGGAGTGTTATGCTCCAGGAAGAGCGTGTAAATGAAATCAGAAAGCTGGTAATTGAAAATAAAAGAGTACTGGTAAGTGAATTGTGCGAAAGATACCAGGTGAGTGATGTAACCATACGGAAAGACCTGCAGATTCTGCAGAAAGAAGGTCTGGTGAAGAAAATATACGGGGGAGCGCTGCTGAACGAGGACAGCACGCGTAAGGCGGAAACGCCGTTCGAATTGACTGATTCGGGCAAGAAATATCCGAAAGACGGAAACTATACCGGGAAGATGAAGGTGGCAGAACTGGCTGCTTCCAGGATAACGGATGGCGATACATTGTTTCTTGGGTCGGGTTCTACCTGCTGCATGCTCGCAAAGAAACTGAAGCGGTATAAAAACCTTACAGTTGTGACGAACAATATTTCAGCTCTGGCGGATTTACTTTGTTTTCCCTGCAAACTGTTTGTCATCGGAGGTGAAGTTACCTCCGTGGATTCAGCAACATATTTTTCAAGTATTGAAAATGCGTCGCAGTATTTGAAAAGTATCTATGTATCGAAGGTTTTTACCAGTTGTTCGGGGCTCGATCTAAACGCGGGAATCACTGTGAATTCCATAATCAGTACTTATATCTATCGGGCAATTGCAGATATTCATGAGAACTGGTATATGATGGTGGATAAAGGGAAATTTGGGCATATCGGGATTTATAAGGTGGCAGAACTGGGACAGGTAGACTGCGTGATCGCGGATGAAGTCCCGGATCAGTATCAGAATTATTTAAAAGAACATAATATCCGGTTATTGGAGAATGGAACAGAAAGTTAAAAGGGCGGCTGTACTTGCGATTTTGCATCGAGGGTGCGGCCGTATTTTTGTTGCCTGGAAAGAAATCAAAAACAAAATAATTGACAAATAAAATGAAACATAATATAATAAAACATAATATAAACGAATAAAAAATAATAAAAAAGAAAGGGCGGGGAAATATGGTGAAAAAACTGGATTTGATTTTGGCAGGCCGTGCAGGAATTGACTTGAATACGACAGCTCTTAATTGTCCGTTTGCACAGATCCCTTCTTTTACAAAATCAGTTGGAGGTTCTCCGGCAAATATTGCACAAGGTGCGGCCAGACTGGGTCTGAAAACCGGGTTTGTAGGAAAAGTAGCAAAAGACGGTATGGGAGAGTACATATTACAGAGTTTTCAGGAACAGGGAATTGATACATTTGGGATTCAGGTGGATCATACGGGAGCGCGCAACTGTATTGCGCTGACGGAAATTTTAAGTCCGGACAACAGCGGCACCTATCAGAGCAGCTCAGAAGCGTTTCACCATGGAACCTACCTGTATCGGGAAGGAACAGCAGATTTGCTGCTCAGTCCGAATGAAATTAATGAGGTCTATATAGCGGATGCCCGTGCAGTACTGCTCTCGGGAACTGCGTTTTCTGCCAGTCCGTCCCGCGAAGCGATGTTTCAGATGATTGATTATGCAAAGAAGCATGAGACTGCGGTGATTCTGGATATTGACTACAGACCCTTTGGATGGAAGAACAGAGAAGAAGCTGCACGCTGCTATGCGGCGGCCATTGCGCAGGCAGATGTCGTGATCGGCAACCGGGAGGAATTTGATGCGGTCGAGTATCTGACGATGCCGGATAACAGAGACAACGAACGTTCGGCCAGGACACTGCTTGAACAGGGGGTACGGCTTGTCATTGTAAAAGACGGAGCGAATGGGTCATGGGGATATGTAAAGGACAAACCGGCTGAGCAGTGCGGCGTGATACCGACCAGGGCTTTGAAAACATTCGGTTCAGGGGATGCTTACGCCGCCGGCCTGATGTACGGGCTTTTAAATGACCGCGGTCTGCGTTACGCAATGCAGCTGGGGACGGCATGTGCATCGATAGCACTGACCAATATCAGCTGTGCGGATGGAATTCCAAAACTGGAGAAGGCAGAGCAGGTCAGAATGGCACACTATGGGAGAGAAGTATGAGATGGGATAGAGATTATGTCAAAGAAGCTGCGGATTCAGGAAAGGTGATACCGGGATTCAACATTTTTGGATATGAAGATGCGCTCGCAGTCACACATGCGGCGGAGAAAGCCGGGTGTCCGGTGCTCCTGATGGTGAACAGAGGAGCGGGGGATGCGATGGATGTAGAATGCTGGGGAAAGCTGCTTTCCTCAATTGCACAGCGCGCTGCAGTACCCATTGGCGTACATCTGGACCATTGTTCCGATACAGGTACCATCAGACGTGCAGTTGACAGCGGATTTAGTTCGGTCATGTATGACGGTTCAAAATTTTCGTTTGAAAAAAACAGGGAGATTACACAGCAGATGGCAGAATATGCGCATGCCCGCGGAGCATTGCTGGAGGCGGAGCTTGGACAGGTGCCGTACAGTGACCTGGGAGAGACGGATATCCTGTACACGTCGCCGGAGGAAGCTGCCGGGATGTCATCTGAGACAGAGGCAGACTGGCTGGCTGTATCTGTCGGGAATGTGCATCGCCTTGCGGACCGTACGGCTCCGATAGATTTTTCAGTGTTGCATCAGATACAGAAAGCCTGCCGGCTTCCGCTGGTGATTCATGGATCCAGCGGCATCTGCAGTGCTGATATTAAAAGGATGAAAAACAAACGTATCGGTAAAATGAACTTTGGAACAGTTCTCCGAAAAGCCTTTTCCGATGCGCTGAGAAAGGAGCTGCGGGAACATCCGGAGGAATTTGACCGGTTAAAATTATTTGCGTATCCTGCCGTCCGGGTGGAGCAGGAGGCATACCAGATTATCAGTATGTTACAGGAGGAAAAATGAGAATTCAACAGAAAGAGCCATTTAAGGCAGGATATCAGGCAATCACAGAGCTTCATGGGAAGCACAGCGACATGATGATGGATTTTGGAGTATTAAAGCTAAAACCGGGTACAGAGTTTGAGGATCAGCTTATGTTGGAACGCGCGTATCTGCTGATGTACGGCGAGATAGAGGTCACGTTTGAAGGAAGAACGGTGCGGGCGAAGAGAAAGAGCTTCCTTGATGACGATCTGTGGTGCCTGAATGTCCCCGAAGGTGTA
The Ruminococcus gauvreauii genome window above contains:
- a CDS encoding DeoR/GlpR family DNA-binding transcription regulator, which produces MLQEERVNEIRKLVIENKRVLVSELCERYQVSDVTIRKDLQILQKEGLVKKIYGGALLNEDSTRKAETPFELTDSGKKYPKDGNYTGKMKVAELAASRITDGDTLFLGSGSTCCMLAKKLKRYKNLTVVTNNISALADLLCFPCKLFVIGGEVTSVDSATYFSSIENASQYLKSIYVSKVFTSCSGLDLNAGITVNSIISTYIYRAIADIHENWYMMVDKGKFGHIGIYKVAELGQVDCVIADEVPDQYQNYLKEHNIRLLENGTES
- the iolC gene encoding 5-dehydro-2-deoxygluconokinase; this encodes MVKKLDLILAGRAGIDLNTTALNCPFAQIPSFTKSVGGSPANIAQGAARLGLKTGFVGKVAKDGMGEYILQSFQEQGIDTFGIQVDHTGARNCIALTEILSPDNSGTYQSSSEAFHHGTYLYREGTADLLLSPNEINEVYIADARAVLLSGTAFSASPSREAMFQMIDYAKKHETAVILDIDYRPFGWKNREEAARCYAAAIAQADVVIGNREEFDAVEYLTMPDNRDNERSARTLLEQGVRLVIVKDGANGSWGYVKDKPAEQCGVIPTRALKTFGSGDAYAAGLMYGLLNDRGLRYAMQLGTACASIALTNISCADGIPKLEKAEQVRMAHYGREV
- a CDS encoding class II fructose-bisphosphate aldolase, yielding MRWDRDYVKEAADSGKVIPGFNIFGYEDALAVTHAAEKAGCPVLLMVNRGAGDAMDVECWGKLLSSIAQRAAVPIGVHLDHCSDTGTIRRAVDSGFSSVMYDGSKFSFEKNREITQQMAEYAHARGALLEAELGQVPYSDLGETDILYTSPEEAAGMSSETEADWLAVSVGNVHRLADRTAPIDFSVLHQIQKACRLPLVIHGSSGICSADIKRMKNKRIGKMNFGTVLRKAFSDALRKELREHPEEFDRLKLFAYPAVRVEQEAYQIISMLQEEK